Part of the Tetragenococcus koreensis genome, GAAAATGATAGTCAACGTCGTATTTCTTTTCTAAACGAGTTAATTTAAATGAAGCTAAACCAAATAGCATTGTTTTAAACCAACCTGCACCGTATTCTTTACCAAAACGAGCATTCGGTGTTCCACTGAGAGTGACTATTTTTCCACCTGGTTTTAGAACTTTAAAGCCATCGATTAAATTTTGTCCACCTAGAGTATCGTAAACATCGTCATAATCGCTTAAGACATCCGCAAAATTTTCTTCACGATAATTAATGATTTGATCAGCACCTAGACGAGTAACTAAATCCTTTCCTCGATTACTTGCCGTAGTAGCAACATAAACGTCCATCAACTTAGCCAATTGAATCGCAATGGTACCAATTCCACCAGAGCCCGCTTGAATCAATACTTTATCTCCTGGTTGTACTTGCATGATATCATGTAAGGCTTGATAACTTGTTAAACCAACTAAGGGGATTGAAGCTGCCTCTTCAAACGTAAGGTTCTTAGGTTTGAGTGCAATATCTGCTTGATCAACGCCAAGATATTCAGCAAAGGTCCCGATTTTAGACTTTTGTGGGCGTCCATATACTTCATCGCCTACTTTAAATTTTGTGACATTGCCTCCTACTTTTACAATTCTACCAGCAAAATCATTTCCCAGTACTAAAGGCATATCATAGTGTAATAATAACTTCAATTTTCCATCACGGATTTTCAAATCAATTGGGTTAATACTTGCAGCTACAATTTCTATTAGTACTTCATCGGCCGAAATTTCAGGTATAGGTAAAGTCAGTTCTTCTAATTTTTCTTGTTTATAATGGGAAATCCCCATTGCTTTCATCGTCTGTGCCACTTTCTTCCTCCTAATCGTTCAAAGGTTTAAACCATTGAATTTACGAACATTATCTTATGCTTTTTGAAAGTATTAGTCAACTGTTTCGTTTTCAATTAAAAATAAACTTTCAAGAAGGTTTTAAAGCAAGCACAATATCTTTCTCATCAGTTTTTGTGAATATGGTATAGTATTAAAAAAAGAGGTGATTTGATGAGATTGATTGAATACACGGCAAAATATAAAGAGTATCTGGATAACTACTATTTAGCCGATGACACTTTTTCTAGAAGCCCACAAGAGTCGCTTTTACAAACACAACGAGGCAAAGAGTTTCATCGTATTTTAGCTTTCTATCACGATGATTTAGTTACTTTCTTTATTTTAGATGAAGGCAAAGATAAATATGACTATAGCGATCGTGCTGATAGTCTCCTTCTACGTAGCTTTTCAACCGATAGCAGATATACTAAAAAAGGATTTGCTTTACAAGCGCTTAAGGAATTACCTGTCTTTGTTCAAAAGAAATTTCCTCATATCGGGACAATTGTCTTAGGCGTCAATGAAGAAAACACTAAAGCTATTCAATTGTATAAAAAAAGTAATTTTAATGATACTGGCAGAAAATATCATGGGCGAAAAGGTTGGCAACTTATTTTTGAATTACCTATCCATTAATATTGTTTTAACTAGTAGTGCTATCGCATCCCAACAAGCATGCTTTTGCTTTATAACCCTTTTTACTCGATGGTTTGACAACCCATTTAATCAATGGTTTAATTGATTGAACGAATGAACCAAAGAGGAGAGCATCATGGAAAAGCAAGATTTTCAACAGTTAAAAAACGAATTTGCAAATATTAGTGAGTTTCTTTTAGCTTTAGGAGATGAAAAACGACAAATTATTATTATGGCCTTGTTAGAACAAGAATCTTGTGAAGGGCTACGGGTAACAGATTTGACTGAACTTACTCACCTCTCTAGACCAGCAGTCTCCCATCACTTAAATATTTTAAAACAAGCTAATATTGTTGCTATTCGTAGTGAAGGGACCAAAAATTATTATTATTTTTCTAACATGATTGATAGTGTTAAAGATATGAAAAAATTAAACGACCACCTATTCACTTTGTTGGAAGAAAAGGAGAACGATATTAAAAATAATTTACATGAATGAATAATCTTTTCAATTACACAGTTTTAAAAAAACTTGTTAAGGAGGCACCAATGATTAAAGCAATTGCAGCAGATATGGATGGTACTTTTTTAAATTCAAATAACACTTATGATAAAGCTCGATTTGAAGCTATCTATAAGCAACTCGTTGATCAAAACATAAAATTTATTGTAGCCAGTGGGAATCAATATGCGCAGTTAAAATCTTTCTTCCCAGAAAAAGATGGTACGATCACTTATATTTCCGAAAATGGCGCGATTATTGGCCAATCTGGACAATTACAAAGCATCGCTTCTTTTCCCCATGAATTTATCCAAGAAGTACTTGATGACTTAATTTATCGTACAAACAATAACGAGTTTATCTTGTGTGGCGCAAAAAGTGCTTATCTGTTAAAAGCAGCTAGTTCCCATTTCAAAAATTTTGCAAAAAAATATTATTATAAATTGGCAGAAGTCGATACTCTTAATCCTTTACCTGACGATACATTAGTCAAAATTGCCTTAGACGTAGGAATAGAAAAAGCTGAGTTAATCGTTGATCAATTAAATAAAAAATATGCTCATCAGCTGTTAGCTGTCTCCAGCGGACATGGAAGTATTGACATTACTATTCCAGAGATCAATAAAGGGAGCACGCTTGCAAAACTACTAAACAAATGGTCTATCCAACCGAATGAACTATTAGCTTTCGGTGATGCAAACAATGATCTTGAAATGATTGCTTTGACCAAACATAGTTATGCGATGCAAAACAGCACCTCAAACAAAGTCCGGCAAACCGCTCAACATCAAGCGCCTTCTAACGATGAATCCGGTGTATTGTCAGTCATTGAATCGTATTTATTTGAATAAGCGAAAAAAAATAGTGCTATGACATAAGTCCATTTGATAATAAAATATCCGAACTATAGAGAGATTGCTCCTGCGATTACTCGTCGCATGAAAAAACTGTGCTCCTGCGATTACTCGTCGCAAATCCACAACGATTAGCAGATCTCAATAATATAGTTCGGATATTTTTATCTTGTTTTTACTTATGTTATAGCTCCTTATTTTTTAATTTAAAATTGCTAAACCCAAACATAGATATCCGGCATAAAAACACCATACAAGATAAGGAACGAATAAATAACTTGCCGCTTTATTGATGTAATAAAATACGCGGATACAGGCAATGATCATCACAATTAAACCGATAATTACAAGGCTTGCTATCCAGTAATGATTACCACCAAAGAAAAGAATACTCCAAGAAAAATTCAGTATTTGTTGTATCGCAAAAAGAGTAATCGCTGAAATTTTCAATTTATTGGCAACTTTGGAGATAATCAGTAAAAATAAGGCCGTCCCCATCAACGCATACAAAATTGTCCAAACCGTACCAATGATGTTGCCGGGCGGTGACAAAGGCGGTTTTTGCAATTCTTGATAAACACTTTGAATATCTCCTGCAAACAATCCTGAGATAATTCCTGTTAACTCAATTCCTACGACACTTATTAACCAAATGACCCACTTTCTCATCCTATCGTCCTCCTCAAAAATTTAAATACATTTCAACTGTTTAAAACCGATAGAGCATATGATACATGTCAAAATCACTTGTTTGACTCTGTTCAATCACTGCATATCCAGCACGCGAATAGATCTCTTTATTCTTTTTATCTGCAGTATATAAATACACAGCTTCAAAATCCTTTGCATAACGTTGATGAACTTCATTTAAAAATCGTTTACCTATACCTTGACCTTGATATTTTGCAGATACAGCAATCGCTGATAACGTCACGTGTTTTTCTTTTATCGGTTGGGACAACCTCATAGCTTTAGATATAGCAACGGCATTTTTATATTTAACCTTTGTCACTAAGGGAAAAAGGTTAAATATCTTGGGAACAACAATTTTTAATAAACTTGCAAAAGAGCCCTTAATCGTTTTTTTAATAACCGCAATTCCTACTATAGCGTCATTGCTTTTAGCAATGATAATATCATGACCCCTTGCAAGATAAACTCTGGCGTTCAGCAAAGTAGCTTCATAGAACTGTTTTTCTGTCTGCTTATGGTCAAAATTATAGGTATAAGCAGTGATCGCTTCTGTTTTGAATGTTTCCGCAAACAACTGCATCGCTTGTATGAATTCATCGTTGTCTTCTTTAAGCATGTGAAAAGTTACTTGATTCTTAGTCAAATTTCTCATCCTTTTTTCAGTTGAATACCTTCATTGTGTTAAATACGGGGCTGTTACTGTCTGATCTGCTTTTGCTAATTCTTCCACGGTTCCTGAAAAAGTAAGATAGCCACCCTTACTGCCGCCTTCAGGACCAATCTCGATAACCCAGTCGGCTCGTTTAATCACACTAATGTGATGTTCCAAAAGAATGATACTGTTTCCTGTTTCAACCATTTGTTCAAATAAATCTAAAAGTTGTTGAATATCGTCTAAATGTAAGCCATCGGTTGGCTCATCTAATAGATAAATTGTTCCCTTGCGGTGAAGGTTATCCGCTAGTTTTAGGCGTTGTAACTCCCCGCCTGATAATGTAGATAACGATTGGTTTAATTTTAAGTAGCCTAATCCGACATCCAAAAGCTGTTTTAATTCCTCTGCAAATGATTGGTCTTTAAAAAACGCAAAACTTTCATTCACGTTCATTTCCAACACATCCACAATGGTTTTTCCTTGGTATAAATATTGGGTAGCTTCTTCATTATAGCGAGTTCCATGACACAATTCACACACCGTCGTTACGTCCTCCATGAAAGACATATCAGAAACGATAACTCCTTTTCCTTTACATCTAGGACAAGCGCCTTTTGAATTATAACTAAATAATGCAGGACTTACGTTGTTTTCTTTGGCAAATAACGAGCGAATCTTATCAAAAATATTCAGATAGGTCATTGGCGTAGAACGTAAATTAACACCAATACTTTTTTGCGAAATATAAACCAATTCTTGTTCTTGTTGCACAATTTCTTGATAAATAACACTGGCTAAAGAAGATTTTCCTGAGCCAGCTACTCCACAAATAACTGTCAGCACACCTAATGGAATATCAACGGAAAGATTTTTTAGGTTATGAAGATCCGCATTTTTGACTGCTAATGTGCTTTTTGACTTTCTTGGTGCCGTATTTAATGGTATTTTTTCTTGTAGTGCTCGGCTGGTGATCGTATTTGATTGTAAAAACTTATCATATGGACCAGCAAATTGAATCTCTCCACCATCTTCCCCTGCTTTAGGTCCTAAATCAACAATATAATCCGCCATTTTAATGAGTTGCGGATGGTGTTCGACTAAAATCACCGTATTACCTTTATTTTTTATTGCAAGTAGTGCTTGACTGACGCGTTCAATATCTTGTGGATGCAAGCCAGCACTGGGCTCATCTAAAATGTACATAATATCATTTAATGAACTATTAATATATTTGGCTATTTTTATTCGTTGCGCTTCGCCGCCTGATAATGTGCCCGTCGCTCTTTCCAGTGTTAAATAGGATAAACCGATATCAATTAATGCTTGGACGCGTAACATAATTTCTGATTTTACATTGACCGCTAAAGGATCAGTAACCGCAGCAACAAATTCTTTTAATTGCTCTAACGATAAATTTACAACATCCGCAATATTTTTATCCATAATCTTACAACTTCTGACTCTTTCGTTCACTCGACTGCCATGACAATCTGGACATTCTTTTACTGTTACAAAACGATCCAGTTGCTTTTGATGCCGGCGTCCTTCATCAGAATGAATAATACTTCTTTGCACCCGTGGAATGATCCCTTCATACAAAGCGGTATGTGGCCATTCAGGCGGTGCATTTTTAATTTGTTGCTGGGGCGCGTAAAACAATAAGTCTTGTTCTTCTGGCGTGTAGTCCGCAATTTTCTTATCTAAATCAAATAAGCCACTATCCGCATAACGTTTCCAGCGCCATTTTCCTTTATGAAACGTCGGAAAGTCGATAGGGTCTTCGTTTAACGATTTATTAAAATCAACCAACTGATGAAGATGAATTTCTGTTACTTTCCCAAGACCATCACAAGTTGGGCACTTACCGTCTGGATGATTAAATGAAAACGTATCTGAATAACCAATAAAAGGTTTGCCAACACGCGAAAATAATAGCCGCAAAAAAGTATAGATATCCGTATATGTTCCCACGGTCGAACGAGAATTGGCCGAGACTTTCTTTTGTTCGATCATAATCGATACGGGCAAATTTTCGATTTTTTCTACATCCGGCCGTCCGTATTTAGGTAGATACCTTTGTGTATAGCTACTAAAGGTATCGTTTAATTCTCTTCTTGACTCTGCTGCTAAAGTATCAAAAACTAGCGAGGACTTTCCTGAACCAGAAACTCCAGTTACAACAGACAATTGATGCTTAGGAATTTTTACCGTGACGTCTTTTAAGTTATTTTGTTTAACATGTTTCATTTTAATATATTCCATCGCATAACCCTCCAAATGTAACTATATTATAACATGTTTCATCTAAAATTAGTTTTTCCAGCCTTAGAGCTTTAGGTAAAAAGAAGCCAGGGGTTACGAAAAAAGTTGTAAAAATTTCGTAACCCTTGACTTCATTATACTAAGCGTTTCTATCGTCCTCTTTTGAGTAAGACTTTGGCCTTTCTTTACTCGTTATTTTATTTTTGAGTAAGACTTTCTTTTTTCCTTACTCGTTATCTTATTAATGAGTAAGGTTTTTTTCTTTCTTTACTCATTATTGGCTAATTTTTGTCTTTTTGTACTTTAAAGAGGCGCTTTTGAGGAACGCTTTACCTTTTTTTTACTCATTATTTCATTTTTGAGTAACGTTTTGCTTTTTTCTTACTCATTATTTCATTTTTGAGTAAGGTTTTCTTTATCCATCTATTTCAGTATCTCATCAATCAAGTACTTGGTTCACTAAAAGATCGTCATTAGCTATATCAATGATTTTCAAACGGTTCTTCTGTTTGATAAATACACTTTTATATTGTTTTTGTCCTTCATCATTGGAAAATAACAGGACTCTTTTATTTGGATTATCAGTAGCTGTTTCCACATTCAAATTGTCCAAGTCATCAATTGTATCTTGTAACACAGCTCCTTCTTCTAAATCAGCCACATCATTTTCTGTTTCTGAACTTTCTGTTTCAGTAGTTGAAGTTTCCTCACTTGTTTCTTCAACAGAAGATTCTTCTGTAGATTCTGTTTGTTCCGTTGATTCAGAACTCACAGCTGAAGATTGCGCTGTTGCTTCTACAGTTTCAGAGGTTGTAGCTGCCTCGTTATCCTCATTATTTTCAGAAGTTGTTTGTTGCGTACAACCCACTAATAACATCGTTGATGCTACGACAAGCGTCATTAATTTTAAACGTTTCATCAAAACACTCTCCTTTAAAATTATCTTCTTCAGTTTATCATGTTTGCAAAATGAACCCAAACTTTTTGCTGAAAAACGTGCTTTTTTAAAACAACGTTTATCTAAAAAAAGTATCAATTTATTTGAAGCGCTCTTCGCAATACCACTTTTAATAAAGGCATCAAGTTAGCCTTTTATTTAACTGCATACAAAAAAAGACAAAAGTTTCATCTACTTACAAACTGTATCAAAATAACGTTCATAAGTACCGTTAACTTTTGCCTTATTTCAAACTTTTATGAATACTATAATTATTGTTCATGAGGATTAGATGTAGCAGCTTTTCGTAACTGGTCGATATCCAACTTTTTCATGGAAAACAGTGCGCGATTTACATTTTCAACTTTTACTGGATCCGAGTTGTCGAGCAGCTCGTTTAATTCGGTAGGGACAATTTGCCAAGAAAGCCCAAATTTATCAGTCAACCAACCACATTCCTCGGGTTTACCTTCTTCACAAAAAGCAGTCCACAGTCGGTCAATTTCTTCTTGCGTATCGCAATTTACCATCAACGAAATGGCGTGAGTAAACGTAAATGCCGGTCCGCCGTTAATTGCGATATATTCCTGTCCGTTCAACGTATACTCAACTGTCAAAACTGAACCTTCCGGCATCCCAGAAACTTCCGCACCTGAGGGCCCATAACGGGTGATATTATGAATACGACTATCTTCAAACAATGAAACATAAAACTGAGCAGCTTCTTCTGCTTGAGTATCAAACCATAAATTTGTTACTATTTTTTGCATTTGAAAAGCCTCCTTTTCAAACTAAAACATTGACCAACAAATTTGTTTAGTTAACATCAATTGACTGACATTACTGTTATTAACGACTTTACTTCATCCTTATTTTATCACAGTTGGTTCAGCAAAGTTCATAAATGGCTCTTTAGAATTAATTTACTTTCATTTAATCTTATCTTCTAAATTCGAAATGAATTTTGCCGGATTCCCGCCCACAATGGTATTTGGTTCTACATCTTTAGTAACCACGGATCCAGCTGCCACAACCGAATTCTCCCCAACAGTTACTCCAGGAAGGATGGTTGAGTTTGAACCAATCCAGGTTCTTTCCTTCAATATGATAGGTGCTAAATGCATTGTGCCACGTTTCGTTGGATCATAATCATGGTTGATCGTCGCCATAACAACATTATGACCAATCAAGCTTTGATCGCCAAGGGTAATGCCACCTTGATCTTGAAAACGACAACCTGAATTAATGAACACATTTTTTCCTATTTTGATATTTTTACCAAAATCAGTGGTAAATGGAAGAAATAAAGAAAAATCACCGTCTAACTCTTGCTCTGTAATTTGCGACATTTGCTCTCTAATTTCTTCATTCGTATAAACGCTCGTATTTAATTTTGCACTTAAACGCCGTGCTTCATTTGACACATCATTCATCGCCTGATGCAAATCAGTATTGGGATAAAGTACACCGTCAGCGTTCATTCTTGTTAAAAGCTCTCGCAATTCCATCTGTACTATCTCCTTCTCGTAAAATTTTCTTCAAACCAACGCTTATTCGCAGAAAATACGAAGTGCTTGCGTTAAGAAAACTTATCTTTATAATCATATATTAAAATGACCTGATTCAAATAGCAAACTTTGTAAACATATAGATCACACTTAAAAATCACAATCATTTTGTACCGTAAAAAAACAGGGCCAACGAATTCGTTGGTCCTGTTTATGACTTACATTATTTTTAACTCTCTTCTTATCTCTTATGCTTTATCTAAGAAGAAAGAAACAACAATAACTAAGATAACCGCTCCAATAATGGAAGGCAAAATTGCCATTCCTGCCAATGAAGGACCCCAATTACCTAACAATGATTGACCAATTGCTGATCCAACTAGACCTGCAATAACATTTGCGATAATCCCCATAGAAGCGCCTCTTTTAGTGATCGCTCCGGCAATAACTCCGATAATACCTCCAACAATTAATGACCAAATTAAACCCATAACTATTCACTCCTTTGTCTGGTTATTCCTTTTATTCTACGCGAGGTTCAGTTCTTTCTTTAACTTCATTTTTTGCTTTTTTGGTAGCTTTATTTGTTTGTTTTGAAAGGTACTGACCTGTTGAACTAGCTGCACCACTTACTTTATCTTGAACTGTTTCGCTTTCTTCTTGGTATTGTTCTTGAGACTTGATATCAACCACATTCACATTGATTTCGATCACTTCTAAATGTGTCATTTCACTTACTTCAGACGAAATAGTCTCTTTAACTTTATCGTAAATCGTTCTAATATCTTTACCGAATTCTACTACAATATCCATATCTACAGCGACTTGTTTCTTTCCTACTTCGGTGTGGATTCCAGTCGTTACATCGTTAGTGTTCACTAACTTTTCTGTAATGTTTGAGAAAAAGCCACCATCAATTGTTAATAAGCCATCAATATCGCTTAAAGCAAAGCCAATAATTTTTTGTATGACTTTGTCTGAAAAAGTTAATTCACCTGAAATTTGATTTGTTGCTGTGTTAGTTGTTTTGTCTTCCATCTGTTTTTCCTCCAATTTCTACTGCTTTTTTATTTTTGTTTAAAACGATCAAAAAATCCGATCGCATTTAAATAAAATCCAAT contains:
- a CDS encoding NADP-dependent oxidoreductase, translated to MKAMGISHYKQEKLEELTLPIPEISADEVLIEIVAASINPIDLKIRDGKLKLLLHYDMPLVLGNDFAGRIVKVGGNVTKFKVGDEVYGRPQKSKIGTFAEYLGVDQADIALKPKNLTFEEAASIPLVGLTSYQALHDIMQVQPGDKVLIQAGSGGIGTIAIQLAKLMDVYVATTASNRGKDLVTRLGADQIINYREENFADVLSDYDDVYDTLGGQNLIDGFKVLKPGGKIVTLSGTPNARFGKEYGAGWFKTMLFGLASFKLTRLEKKYDVDYHFLFMKPSGAQLEILRDYIEDEKLEPIVDRVFPFEQTQEAVEYSESGHAKGKIIIKIKE
- a CDS encoding GNAT family N-acetyltransferase, translated to MRLIEYTAKYKEYLDNYYLADDTFSRSPQESLLQTQRGKEFHRILAFYHDDLVTFFILDEGKDKYDYSDRADSLLLRSFSTDSRYTKKGFALQALKELPVFVQKKFPHIGTIVLGVNEENTKAIQLYKKSNFNDTGRKYHGRKGWQLIFELPIH
- a CDS encoding ArsR/SmtB family transcription factor, whose product is MEKQDFQQLKNEFANISEFLLALGDEKRQIIIMALLEQESCEGLRVTDLTELTHLSRPAVSHHLNILKQANIVAIRSEGTKNYYYFSNMIDSVKDMKKLNDHLFTLLEEKENDIKNNLHE
- a CDS encoding Cof-type HAD-IIB family hydrolase; this encodes MIKAIAADMDGTFLNSNNTYDKARFEAIYKQLVDQNIKFIVASGNQYAQLKSFFPEKDGTITYISENGAIIGQSGQLQSIASFPHEFIQEVLDDLIYRTNNNEFILCGAKSAYLLKAASSHFKNFAKKYYYKLAEVDTLNPLPDDTLVKIALDVGIEKAELIVDQLNKKYAHQLLAVSSGHGSIDITIPEINKGSTLAKLLNKWSIQPNELLAFGDANNDLEMIALTKHSYAMQNSTSNKVRQTAQHQAPSNDESGVLSVIESYLFE
- a CDS encoding TspO/MBR family protein, encoding MRKWVIWLISVVGIELTGIISGLFAGDIQSVYQELQKPPLSPPGNIIGTVWTILYALMGTALFLLIISKVANKLKISAITLFAIQQILNFSWSILFFGGNHYWIASLVIIGLIVMIIACIRVFYYINKAASYLFVPYLVWCFYAGYLCLGLAILN
- a CDS encoding GNAT family N-acetyltransferase, which gives rise to MTKNQVTFHMLKEDNDEFIQAMQLFAETFKTEAITAYTYNFDHKQTEKQFYEATLLNARVYLARGHDIIIAKSNDAIVGIAVIKKTIKGSFASLLKIVVPKIFNLFPLVTKVKYKNAVAISKAMRLSQPIKEKHVTLSAIAVSAKYQGQGIGKRFLNEVHQRYAKDFEAVYLYTADKKNKEIYSRAGYAVIEQSQTSDFDMYHMLYRF
- a CDS encoding ATP-binding cassette domain-containing protein, with amino-acid sequence MEYIKMKHVKQNNLKDVTVKIPKHQLSVVTGVSGSGKSSLVFDTLAAESRRELNDTFSSYTQRYLPKYGRPDVEKIENLPVSIMIEQKKVSANSRSTVGTYTDIYTFLRLLFSRVGKPFIGYSDTFSFNHPDGKCPTCDGLGKVTEIHLHQLVDFNKSLNEDPIDFPTFHKGKWRWKRYADSGLFDLDKKIADYTPEEQDLLFYAPQQQIKNAPPEWPHTALYEGIIPRVQRSIIHSDEGRRHQKQLDRFVTVKECPDCHGSRVNERVRSCKIMDKNIADVVNLSLEQLKEFVAAVTDPLAVNVKSEIMLRVQALIDIGLSYLTLERATGTLSGGEAQRIKIAKYINSSLNDIMYILDEPSAGLHPQDIERVSQALLAIKNKGNTVILVEHHPQLIKMADYIVDLGPKAGEDGGEIQFAGPYDKFLQSNTITSRALQEKIPLNTAPRKSKSTLAVKNADLHNLKNLSVDIPLGVLTVICGVAGSGKSSLASVIYQEIVQQEQELVYISQKSIGVNLRSTPMTYLNIFDKIRSLFAKENNVSPALFSYNSKGACPRCKGKGVIVSDMSFMEDVTTVCELCHGTRYNEEATQYLYQGKTIVDVLEMNVNESFAFFKDQSFAEELKQLLDVGLGYLKLNQSLSTLSGGELQRLKLADNLHRKGTIYLLDEPTDGLHLDDIQQLLDLFEQMVETGNSIILLEHHISVIKRADWVIEIGPEGGSKGGYLTFSGTVEELAKADQTVTAPYLTQ
- a CDS encoding VOC family protein; protein product: MQKIVTNLWFDTQAEEAAQFYVSLFEDSRIHNITRYGPSGAEVSGMPEGSVLTVEYTLNGQEYIAINGGPAFTFTHAISLMVNCDTQEEIDRLWTAFCEEGKPEECGWLTDKFGLSWQIVPTELNELLDNSDPVKVENVNRALFSMKKLDIDQLRKAATSNPHEQ
- a CDS encoding acyltransferase, with the protein product MELRELLTRMNADGVLYPNTDLHQAMNDVSNEARRLSAKLNTSVYTNEEIREQMSQITEQELDGDFSLFLPFTTDFGKNIKIGKNVFINSGCRFQDQGGITLGDQSLIGHNVVMATINHDYDPTKRGTMHLAPIILKERTWIGSNSTILPGVTVGENSVVAAGSVVTKDVEPNTIVGGNPAKFISNLEDKIK
- a CDS encoding GlsB/YeaQ/YmgE family stress response membrane protein, which gives rise to MGLIWSLIVGGIIGVIAGAITKRGASMGIIANVIAGLVGSAIGQSLLGNWGPSLAGMAILPSIIGAVILVIVVSFFLDKA
- a CDS encoding Asp23/Gls24 family envelope stress response protein codes for the protein MEDKTTNTATNQISGELTFSDKVIQKIIGFALSDIDGLLTIDGGFFSNITEKLVNTNDVTTGIHTEVGKKQVAVDMDIVVEFGKDIRTIYDKVKETISSEVSEMTHLEVIEINVNVVDIKSQEQYQEESETVQDKVSGAASSTGQYLSKQTNKATKKAKNEVKERTEPRVE